GATTGGGTACCAAACACTAATCATACTGGATTATATGTAGCAAAAGACAAGGGATATTTTAAAGAAGAGGGCCTTGATGTGGATATTATTCAACCAGCACAAGGAAGCACTGCAACCTTAATTGCTGCAGGCAAAGGAGATTTTGGTGTAAGCTATCAAGAAGATGTAACTTATGCTAGAACTGCTAAAGATCCACTTCCAATAAAGGCTATAGCTACAATTATTCAACATAACACTTCGGGGTTTGCAGCACCTAAAGAAAAAAACATTAAATCTCCTAAGGATTTTGAAGGTAAAACCTATGGCGGATGGGGGTCACCTTCTGAAACTGCAATATTAAAAGCACTTATGGAAAAAGATAATGCGGATTTTTCAAAATTAAAGACAGTGGATGCAGGAGCAGAGGATTTCTTTGCTGTAACTAAGAAAAATATTGATTTTGAATGGATATTTTATGGATGGACAGGAATAGAAGCTAAGCTTAAAAATATTCCTATTGACTACATTGATATTAAAAAACTAAATCCAGATTTAGATTATTATACTCCAGTAATTATAGCGAATGAAAATAAATTAAAACAAGATCCTGAAATGGCAAAGAAATTTATGAAAGCTGTTACAAAGGGATATGAATACAGCATGGAAAAACCTGAGGAAAGTGCTGGAATTTTAGTGAAAAATGCACCTGAGACAGATAAAGCGCTTGCTATAGAAAGTCAAAAATACTTAAAGGGTCAGTATAAAGCTGAAGCTAAAAGATGGGGCGAAATGAAAGATTCAGTTTGGAATAATTATACCAAATTTCTTTTAGATAAAAAACTTATAAAAAAAGATATGAAGGCAAGTGAGGCATTTACTAATGAGTACTTACCAGACTAGTAATGCAAAATTAAGGGTATCAAACATTAAAAAAACCTTTGGGAATATGAATATAATAAATGATGTTTCCTTTTATGCTAATGAAAATGAATTTATAAGTTTACTCGGACCCAGTGGCAGTGGTAAAAGTACAATATTTAATATTATTTCAGGTCTTTTACTTCAAGATTCCGGTGAAATAACAATC
This DNA window, taken from Clostridium estertheticum, encodes the following:
- a CDS encoding ABC transporter substrate-binding protein; translated protein: MLKKSISLLLIVSMTAVLFVGCGTKKESVKKVEALKKVTVILDWVPNTNHTGLYVAKDKGYFKEEGLDVDIIQPAQGSTATLIAAGKGDFGVSYQEDVTYARTAKDPLPIKAIATIIQHNTSGFAAPKEKNIKSPKDFEGKTYGGWGSPSETAILKALMEKDNADFSKLKTVDAGAEDFFAVTKKNIDFEWIFYGWTGIEAKLKNIPIDYIDIKKLNPDLDYYTPVIIANENKLKQDPEMAKKFMKAVTKGYEYSMEKPEESAGILVKNAPETDKALAIESQKYLKGQYKAEAKRWGEMKDSVWNNYTKFLLDKKLIKKDMKASEAFTNEYLPD